TGCTGAGCGCAGGCCTGGGACTGCTCGTCCTTGGCCTCGACGAGCTTGCGGGAGCGGGTGTAGGCCAAGATGAGGCCGCCGGCCAGGCAGGCGTAGAAGACCATGATGAGCAGGATGTAGAGATAGGCATCGTCGCCCTTGGCGCTGGTCACCTCGCGGCCCACGAAGGGGTCGGGCACGACCCCCATGCCCATGCTCGGGCCGGGGCCGGCGCCCAAGCCACTGGCGTTGCCCCGGTGATGCAGCTCCAGCAGCAGGCGGCTCAGCAGGGTCCGCAGACGCTGACTCTCGCTGCAGTTCATGGCTGTCGGGGAGTGACACGGCGGCTCCAGATCGCTGTTGACCTTGCCCCCGGGCCAGGCCGAGGGGATGCGGGCGGGCGAGCGGCGGCGGTACCCGGCTCCTCCGGGCGGGCGGCGGAGTGGCTGGGGGGCCCCGCCGCCCGGGCCTCCTTATTCCCTCAGCCCCgcacctcctccccttccccaccacgCCCCCTCGGCCCGAGGCCGCCTCTTCCTAGGCTGTCTCGCCGCCCGGGGGACAGGGGACAGCTGGTGTGGGGAGGAAAGGGGACGAGGGAGGGGACGAGGCCAAGAgaggggcggagggggcgggggcgcggaaTGCGCGGGGCCCCCGGGTGGCCAAGGCTGGCCGGGCGGCTCACTGGGGCCAAGCCTGGACCCCAGGCTGCGGCGGAAGAGAATTCCTTCTAAGTTCTGGCCACCTGCCCTGAGTTTTGGCCCAGTTACAGCATCTGCCCACCCCCTGCAAGGCCGGCCCTGTGCGGGGGTTCCATCAGCTCTCACAGACGTGGCAGCAGAGACCGCTGGTCCGCCTCTCAGAGCTGGTGATTACTGATGTAGACAAGGACCCTGGCCTAGCTTCCCAGCCATCATTGcttcccctggacggaggaggtGAGCATCTTATTCAGAAGATGCTCAGGACAAATTAGGCAACTCAAGTGGAATAGGATGCCCCAGGCTTCTGATAATATACTAGCCTCCTGGGAAGTACCCCTCCTCTGATCTATCACATTTTTAGAGGGGTCTCCACATCTTAGCATGTGAGTGTAGCATCGATTATGTGACCCTGTTTTCCCTTGGGCAGCAAGTCATCTTCCCAGAAATGCAACCAAGTTCTTCCATTAAAAGGAGCAGGGACATTTAAAAGGCTACACTCTAGACATCTCAGGATCTGAAAAGTGCCAATTCTAGAGAATATGCTGACCTCCACACCCAATTAGCCTGATATCCAGCTCTGTGCCTCTGTGGGGCTTGGTAACAAGTCTTGGCCCTGCTGGGTCATgcagcagtcttttttttttcctcatagagtattccctggtggctcagtggtaaagaatctgcctcccgatgggttcaatccctgagtctggaagttcccctagagaaggaaatggcaactcactccagtattcttgcctggaaaatcccatggacagagaagcctggcaggctacagtctatggggtcacaaagagttggatgtgacttagcaactaaacaacaacaacagtcttCTTTTAGGGGGAATCAAGGCACTAAGACAGAGATAAGTTCATAGTATGTCCAACTGGAAACAGACTGGGATTCACAAAGAGAAACTGCTCAAAGGATTGATTTCTaaacagaaagcaggaaaaaaaatgaagtattgtTGGTCAGGTCCTGTATATGATTGCTAGGTAAGagtaaaaggaatttttaaaaaagctatatgCCTGTATGCACCCCATGCAAAGCAAGCTGCCTGTTTAAGACCATTCAGTCCAGGGGCCATTTGATCTTCAAGGACCATGGGTTTAAAAAGAGATGCTTTTCTGATGTCTCTGCTTCAGCCACCCTTCAACTAGTGGGCCAGCCACTGCAAGGTTGTAGCCTTCTGTATGTTGGAGTCAAGGTGGTACCAAACCATATCCAGGGTCTCAAACAGAACCTTGCTTCGCAGCCTCTACATACCTCTTAGAGACATTCCACGTGACCCTGACCTCTGCATCCCTCCTAATCACCTTGCCTCAATGTCCTCACTTCAGAGGGACTCAGGGAAGAACTGTTCAAGTGAATTGGTATGACTAATGCTAGGAGGACACAGCTAGGAAATTCTCAAGCACTACCAACCTAATGACAGAACTGTTAAGCTAAAAAACCTCTCTGATCTGTTAAAACATGACCATAATATCTAGggttttttgggggtggggagtgggaggaagaAGCCTCTTCACTGTAGCATGTATACAGTCATAGAAACTTTTACTTTCAACAGCTTTATAAGCCAGTAGATTCAAAT
This Budorcas taxicolor isolate Tak-1 chromosome X, Takin1.1, whole genome shotgun sequence DNA region includes the following protein-coding sequences:
- the KCNE5 gene encoding potassium voltage-gated channel subfamily E regulatory beta subunit 5, which codes for MNCSESQRLRTLLSRLLLELHHRGNASGLGAGPGPSMGMGVVPDPFVGREVTSAKGDDAYLYILLIMVFYACLAGGLILAYTRSRKLVEAKDEQSQACAQHEWLPGEAPATADAETVAGSPAEGRRQLAPCGLPAPALARGTEGV